Proteins from one Desulfitobacterium chlororespirans DSM 11544 genomic window:
- a CDS encoding serine hydrolase domain-containing protein has translation MDINRIKHILIDQSFRGCIQISNNKQIIFGEAYGYSDFPNRIPNTLETKFATASAGKVFVAVSILQLIESGKLRLQDTLGDILPLDWHKIDTNITIEQLLMHTSGIPDYFDESVMSEYGDLWKDFPNYRIRTNSDVLPLFLDKPMMYPRGTKFQYNNTGFVVLAMMIEAVTNKPFDSYLHLNVFNPCAMDSTGYYELDSLPAKCANNYIFDGEKNRFRTNIYSVDVKGTGAGGAFTTVGDIGRFWDGLLSYKLMTRKTTLEMLCCHNGNKEAGYYGYGIWLEPRGNNGHSPYFQGRDPGVSFISAYEPSANVVITLVSNYGDNVWKLLRNIRQLC, from the coding sequence ATGGATATTAACCGTATCAAACATATTTTGATCGATCAAAGCTTTCGGGGCTGCATCCAAATTTCAAATAATAAACAAATTATATTTGGAGAGGCATATGGCTACTCGGATTTTCCAAATCGAATTCCCAATACGCTTGAAACAAAATTTGCGACTGCTTCCGCAGGAAAGGTTTTTGTCGCCGTTTCAATACTCCAGCTGATTGAAAGCGGAAAATTGCGCCTTCAAGATACACTCGGCGACATTCTTCCCTTGGATTGGCATAAGATTGATACAAACATTACTATTGAGCAATTGCTTATGCACACATCCGGTATTCCAGATTACTTCGACGAAAGTGTAATGAGCGAGTACGGGGATTTGTGGAAAGACTTTCCCAATTACAGAATTCGAACGAATTCGGATGTGTTGCCGCTGTTTCTTGACAAACCAATGATGTATCCTCGCGGCACAAAGTTTCAATACAATAATACAGGATTTGTCGTGCTGGCAATGATGATTGAAGCTGTGACCAATAAACCGTTTGACAGCTACCTTCATCTGAATGTCTTTAACCCTTGCGCAATGGATTCTACCGGCTATTATGAGCTGGATTCTCTTCCCGCAAAGTGCGCCAATAACTACATTTTTGATGGAGAAAAGAACCGATTCCGTACCAATATATACAGCGTAGATGTTAAAGGGACCGGTGCAGGTGGCGCGTTTACAACAGTAGGTGATATCGGAAGATTCTGGGATGGGCTTTTGTCGTATAAGCTGATGACCCGGAAAACAACTCTGGAAATGTTATGCTGCCATAATGGGAATAAAGAAGCAGGATACTATGGTTATGGAATCTGGTTGGAACCGAGGGGGAACAACGGTCATAGCCCATATTTTCAAGGCCGCGATCCTGGTGTGAGCTTTATTTCTGCCTATGAACCAAGTGCAAATGTTGTGATTACGCTGGTGAGCAATTACGGAGATAATGTCTGGAAGCTGCTGAGAAACATTCGACAGCTATGCTAA
- a CDS encoding SRPBCC domain-containing protein, with product MMDHLEANSFIMIDGDIEAVWDALTNEDKLAKWYAPGSPWKIPKLQAGEKMLFTLMPNVHNNLKEKLPMSLTIEKVAHCREFSFKMDSHEMLISFVLEKEKHGVKVSTNMEGYDMSLANLKALVEGKEIPYS from the coding sequence ATGATGGATCATCTGGAAGCAAATAGCTTTATTATGATTGATGGAGATATTGAGGCAGTGTGGGATGCTCTCACAAATGAGGATAAACTTGCGAAATGGTATGCACCGGGCTCACCTTGGAAAATTCCTAAGCTACAGGCCGGTGAAAAAATGCTTTTTACATTAATGCCTAATGTTCATAATAATCTCAAAGAGAAGCTTCCGATGTCTCTAACAATAGAAAAAGTTGCTCATTGCCGAGAGTTTTCGTTTAAAATGGATTCACACGAAATGCTCATCTCTTTTGTTTTAGAAAAGGAGAAACACGGCGTTAAAGTTTCAACGAATATGGAAGGATATGATATGTCATTAGCTAATCTGAAGGCCTTAGTTGAAGGCAAGGAAATTCCTTATAGCTAA
- a CDS encoding histidine kinase N-terminal 7TM domain-containing diguanylate cyclase, with protein sequence MYTLDNVSIINMLLVLSTLVILYFWLLIAKRRRKKQIHYAVLSMTASILLWNMAVLLYMTFDNVPWILAICERLYFLGTILVSISILFTGLIFARTKIKFTWKHGLLFVVPVISIGVLLTNQSHHLFYTVFSLIPSKQNFGIYFTIHTIYSYLCIGIGLAYLVIFSIKNYGVFSKQSSLICIGIMIALIMDAISTFKIFDWSTAIENIAFAVTISFFVIATVKFDFLNVIPIALQTVVDLISDSYVVIDEDLEIIDYNQAFVSDFSGVSRKVDIMAIIKKNYSDLDVKRFKGFLDEAIREQKKVSFEISKPRDEAIVYYRVEITPIYVSGNPIGTIILKKNITEHKNNLKEVMQLNERLQSLATRDWLTQSYNRYFFDERLQQEIDLVNRLQAYGLESEKSVNNFGLIMFDIDYFKNYNDNNGHLAGDELLQTIVTVVKGVLYPTDILCRYGGEEFAVICCHTSEKGFEIAAEKIRKAVEDYDFRFQDKQPGGNLTVSIGAAYCSTPNVNKKDLITRSDNYLYLAKSTGRNKVVLSE encoded by the coding sequence ATGTATACTTTGGACAATGTCAGTATCATTAATATGCTGCTGGTTTTATCCACCTTGGTGATATTATATTTTTGGTTGTTAATCGCCAAAAGAAGGCGGAAAAAGCAAATTCATTATGCTGTTTTAAGTATGACGGCCAGCATTCTCCTATGGAATATGGCGGTATTATTGTATATGACGTTTGACAATGTTCCATGGATACTGGCAATTTGCGAGCGGCTGTACTTTTTGGGTACGATTCTTGTATCAATTTCCATATTATTTACCGGGTTAATATTTGCCCGAACCAAAATAAAATTCACATGGAAGCATGGGCTGCTGTTTGTTGTTCCTGTCATCTCTATTGGGGTGCTGCTTACCAATCAGAGTCATCACTTGTTTTATACTGTCTTTAGCCTGATACCCTCCAAGCAAAATTTTGGTATCTATTTTACGATACATACGATATATTCCTATTTGTGTATAGGGATTGGCTTGGCCTATCTTGTGATTTTTTCCATAAAGAACTATGGCGTTTTCTCCAAACAATCCTCGTTAATATGTATTGGCATTATGATTGCGCTGATCATGGACGCGATCAGCACATTTAAGATCTTTGATTGGTCAACGGCAATCGAAAATATTGCCTTTGCCGTGACGATCAGCTTTTTTGTCATAGCCACGGTTAAGTTTGATTTCCTGAACGTAATACCCATCGCCTTGCAAACGGTTGTTGATTTGATTTCTGACAGCTACGTGGTGATTGATGAGGATTTGGAAATCATTGATTACAACCAAGCTTTTGTAAGCGATTTTAGCGGGGTATCCAGGAAAGTCGACATTATGGCAATAATCAAAAAGAATTATAGTGATCTCGATGTTAAGAGGTTCAAAGGCTTTCTGGACGAAGCTATTCGTGAGCAAAAAAAAGTGAGCTTTGAAATCTCCAAGCCCAGGGATGAAGCTATTGTCTATTATAGGGTGGAGATCACACCCATTTATGTCAGCGGCAATCCCATAGGAACTATCATTTTAAAAAAGAATATTACTGAGCATAAAAATAATCTGAAGGAGGTTATGCAGCTCAATGAGAGGCTGCAGAGTCTGGCAACCCGGGATTGGCTGACCCAGTCTTATAATAGATATTTCTTTGATGAAAGATTGCAGCAGGAGATTGATCTCGTAAACAGGCTGCAGGCATACGGCCTGGAATCAGAAAAAAGTGTCAATAATTTTGGGTTGATCATGTTTGATATAGACTATTTTAAAAACTATAATGATAATAATGGGCATCTGGCGGGGGATGAGCTTTTACAGACAATCGTTACGGTTGTTAAAGGGGTATTATATCCGACTGATATATTATGCAGATACGGTGGAGAAGAGTTTGCCGTTATTTGCTGCCATACCTCAGAGAAAGGGTTTGAAATAGCTGCGGAAAAGATCAGAAAGGCTGTGGAGGATTATGATTTCAGGTTTCAGGATAAACAGCCGGGTGGCAACCTGACAGTCAGCATTGGCGCAGCATACTGTTCAACCCCTAACGTTAATAAAAAGGATTTAATAACAAGATCTGATAATTATCTGTATTTAGCCAAAAGCACCGGAAGGAATAAGGTTGTTCTTAGTGAGTAA